From Nitratidesulfovibrio vulgaris str. Hildenborough, a single genomic window includes:
- a CDS encoding dual CXXC motif small (seleno)protein, producing MWGTTFNRSRSEQTTVPCHECGAQLKIQRSCHEVFMRCESCDRIYDIADYVAEMDDAMERFMEGVYCDRV from the coding sequence ATGTGGGGAACCACGTTCAACCGTTCGCGTTCGGAACAGACAACCGTCCCCTGCCATGAATGCGGGGCACAATTGAAGATACAGCGCAGTTGCCACGAAGTGTTCATGCGCTGCGAAAGCTGTGACAGAATCTACGACATCGCCGACTACGTCGCGGAAATGGATGACGCCATGGAACGTTTCATGGAAGGGGTCTACTGCGACAGGGTATAG